In one Corallococcus sp. EGB genomic region, the following are encoded:
- a CDS encoding sterol desaturase family protein, whose product MLMLLPDHPSLPVLLLLVLLISGAIKLLAVAGGWLVWRTRLAERFRVFRRELSKGQLRSEALAAVGVVATDAALIGAFRYFTGPLYAPFSLATALWSYAWMFVGFEVWFYVTHRLLHLPRLYRFHAQHHVAQVTEPLTALSFSVVERVVLMGGGLSLHFAAMHLFPGTQVGILAYLLTNYVLNAFGHGNTEWLPKRFVTSWVGRVFFTPTFHALHHARYQGHYGLYTVVLDRWFGTAFADYPLVHARARDGEGLTRIGERLAVPSPAPSVPAVPEARQAL is encoded by the coding sequence ATGCTGATGCTGCTGCCCGACCATCCGTCCCTTCCGGTGTTGCTCCTCCTGGTCCTGCTCATCTCCGGGGCCATCAAGCTGTTGGCGGTGGCGGGCGGGTGGCTGGTGTGGCGCACGCGGCTGGCGGAGCGCTTCCGGGTGTTCCGGCGGGAGCTGTCGAAGGGGCAGTTGCGCAGCGAGGCGCTCGCGGCGGTGGGCGTGGTGGCGACGGACGCGGCGCTCATCGGAGCGTTCCGGTACTTCACCGGGCCGCTGTACGCCCCGTTCAGCCTGGCCACGGCGCTGTGGTCCTACGCGTGGATGTTCGTGGGCTTCGAGGTGTGGTTCTACGTGACGCACCGGCTGCTGCACCTGCCGCGCCTCTATCGCTTCCACGCGCAGCACCACGTGGCGCAGGTGACGGAGCCGCTCACCGCGCTGTCGTTCTCCGTGGTGGAGCGCGTGGTGCTGATGGGCGGCGGCTTGAGCCTGCACTTCGCGGCCATGCACCTGTTCCCGGGCACGCAGGTGGGCATCCTGGCCTACCTGCTGACCAACTACGTCCTCAACGCGTTCGGGCACGGCAACACGGAGTGGCTGCCCAAGCGCTTCGTGACGTCCTGGGTGGGCCGCGTCTTCTTCACCCCCACGTTCCACGCGCTGCACCACGCGCGCTACCAGGGGCACTACGGCCTTTACACCGTGGTGCTGGACCGGTGGTTCGGCACCGCCTTCGCGGACTATCCGCTCGTGCACGCCCGCGCCCGCGACGGCGAGGGGCTGACGCGCATCGGGGAGCGGCTGGCGGTGCCGTCCCCCGCCCCTTCCGTCCCCGCGGTGCCAGAGGCGCGACAGGCGCTGTGA
- a CDS encoding TetR/AcrR family transcriptional regulator — protein sequence MASRRPQVRAPSRRTAAPRRPAKPAAPRRRRTPEEAREAILQAAEPLLVEQGPDRVGLQAVAKAAGVSHALVTHYFGTYESLVREVLLRRNELLAASFREQLLAAEAPPDAGALLERFFAVVQEGQHSRLMAWALLTGRAEHMPLVRAQGLRLLADALEFQAGRVAQAQDTPPPSRDAVDMTLLVALCASQWFLLAREMLLPVMGRPVDPASDARFRQVLGGMLQRALGMKPPGEG from the coding sequence ATGGCATCCAGACGTCCCCAGGTCCGGGCCCCGTCCCGGCGCACCGCCGCTCCCCGTCGCCCCGCGAAGCCCGCCGCGCCCCGCAGGCGGCGCACCCCCGAGGAGGCGCGCGAGGCCATCCTCCAGGCCGCCGAGCCGCTGCTCGTGGAGCAGGGGCCGGACCGGGTGGGGCTGCAGGCGGTGGCGAAGGCGGCCGGGGTGAGCCACGCGCTCGTCACCCACTACTTCGGCACCTATGAGTCCCTGGTGCGCGAGGTGCTCCTGCGCCGCAACGAGCTGTTGGCCGCGTCCTTCCGGGAGCAGCTGCTCGCGGCGGAGGCGCCTCCGGACGCGGGGGCGCTGCTCGAGCGCTTCTTCGCCGTGGTGCAGGAGGGCCAGCACAGCCGGCTGATGGCGTGGGCGCTGCTCACCGGCCGCGCCGAGCACATGCCGCTGGTGCGGGCGCAGGGCCTGCGGCTGCTGGCGGACGCGCTGGAGTTCCAGGCCGGCCGCGTGGCGCAGGCGCAGGACACGCCGCCGCCCTCGCGCGACGCGGTGGACATGACGCTGCTCGTGGCGCTGTGCGCGTCGCAGTGGTTCCTGCTCGCGCGGGAGATGCTGCTGCCCGTGATGGGCCGCCCGGTGGACCCGGCGTCGGACGCGCGGTTTCGCCAGGTGCTCGGCGGGATGCTCCAGCGGGCGCTCGGGATGAAGCCTCCCGGCGAAGGCTGA
- a CDS encoding sensor histidine kinase gives MTLRAKVGRLEAMARRRDTLRQAFERLGPGASSTAATFRANSRLLEETVRERTAALEAANAKLSSSLEQLHATQAQLLFADRLIALGRIAAGVGHEINNPLAFILSNLEYIHQELQQKERLSEQDRQEILEALAETRDGAERIRLIVRDLQTLSRAEDVGSGPAELAAVVRTAAKMAMHELRHRARLVVECDGMPPVQGNGSRLGQVFLNLLLNAAQAIPPGNAEGNEVRVVARPGEPGHVLVEVRDTGCGIAPEHRERIFDPFFTTKPLGVGTGLGLAVCHGIVTSLGGTLTMESAPGRGSIFRVSLPVAGAFVQPPRSQADWT, from the coding sequence ATGACGTTACGAGCGAAGGTCGGGCGGCTGGAGGCGATGGCGCGGAGGCGGGACACGCTCCGCCAGGCCTTCGAGCGCCTGGGCCCCGGCGCCAGCTCCACGGCGGCCACCTTCCGCGCGAACAGCCGCCTGCTGGAAGAGACGGTGCGCGAGCGCACCGCGGCGCTGGAGGCCGCCAACGCGAAGCTGTCCAGCAGCCTGGAGCAGCTGCACGCGACGCAGGCCCAGCTGCTCTTCGCGGACCGGCTCATCGCGCTGGGGCGCATCGCGGCGGGCGTGGGCCATGAAATCAACAACCCGCTGGCCTTCATCCTGAGCAACCTGGAGTACATCCACCAGGAGCTGCAGCAGAAGGAGCGGCTGTCGGAGCAGGACCGGCAGGAGATATTGGAGGCGCTGGCGGAGACGCGCGACGGCGCGGAGCGCATCCGGCTCATCGTGCGCGACCTGCAGACGCTGTCGCGCGCGGAGGACGTGGGCAGCGGGCCCGCGGAGCTGGCCGCGGTGGTGCGCACGGCGGCGAAGATGGCCATGCACGAGCTGCGGCACCGCGCGCGGCTGGTGGTGGAGTGCGACGGGATGCCGCCGGTGCAGGGCAACGGCTCCCGCCTGGGTCAGGTGTTCCTGAACCTGCTGCTCAACGCGGCGCAGGCCATCCCGCCGGGGAACGCGGAGGGCAACGAGGTGCGCGTGGTGGCGCGTCCCGGCGAGCCCGGCCACGTGCTGGTGGAGGTGCGCGACACCGGCTGCGGCATCGCGCCCGAGCACCGCGAGCGCATCTTCGACCCCTTCTTCACCACCAAGCCGCTGGGCGTGGGCACGGGGCTGGGGCTCGCGGTGTGCCATGGCATCGTCACCTCGCTGGGCGGCACGCTGACCATGGAGAGCGCGCCCGGCCGGGGCAGCATCTTCCGCGTGTCCCTGCCGGTGGCCGGCGCCTTCGTGCAGCCGCCGCGCTCGCAGGCGGACTGGACCTGA
- a CDS encoding serine/threonine-protein kinase translates to MAADSESTFRIQARAAASATEKGHPTPTRPERGPGTLAGEYVLKSLLAAGGHGSVYEAEHRILGRLAAVKVLHSHLADQGEMLQRFVREARVVNQIHHPNIVDVYDFGLMPDGSPYYVMELLSGRTLSQVVQERGRLSASRALAYLEPVCGALEAAHRAGVVHRDLKSSNILVVEEGEKPRLKLLDFGIAKLIQQEPGQEGLTTAGQRLGTAHAMAPEQFRGGSIGPPTDVYALGVLLYQLLTGRYPFQSDDRLELERMHLEAPPPRPSVKAPVSPAVDAVVLRCLNKDATRRYPSVNAFLTALREATEEPNQVEGQTRPALAVNAEVVLSAADLDDDTAYAALATVMDTLEQGLRAQGFILALQTGTTLLGVRPLAHGGAPLHALQPLRDLHAEAQRLAEAAHARVHLCLHHGEAETRGDSSEAEVVGGPVTHVATWNVREPGGFAVTRPASQFLDSPPLP, encoded by the coding sequence ATGGCGGCGGACTCCGAGAGCACCTTCCGCATCCAGGCGCGCGCGGCCGCGAGCGCCACGGAGAAGGGGCACCCCACACCCACCCGTCCCGAGCGCGGGCCGGGCACCCTCGCGGGTGAGTACGTCCTCAAGTCCCTGCTGGCGGCCGGAGGCCACGGCAGCGTCTACGAGGCGGAGCACCGCATCCTGGGGCGGCTCGCCGCGGTGAAGGTGCTGCACTCGCACCTGGCGGACCAGGGGGAGATGCTCCAGCGGTTCGTGCGCGAGGCGCGCGTCGTCAATCAGATCCACCACCCGAACATCGTGGACGTCTACGACTTCGGGCTGATGCCGGACGGCAGCCCCTACTACGTGATGGAGCTGCTCTCCGGGCGCACCCTGAGCCAGGTGGTGCAGGAGCGCGGGCGTCTGTCCGCGTCGCGGGCGCTGGCGTACCTGGAGCCCGTCTGCGGCGCGCTGGAGGCGGCGCACCGCGCGGGCGTCGTGCACCGGGACCTCAAGTCCAGCAACATCCTCGTCGTGGAGGAGGGGGAGAAGCCCCGGCTGAAGCTGCTCGACTTCGGCATCGCGAAGCTCATCCAGCAGGAGCCCGGCCAGGAGGGGCTCACCACCGCCGGCCAGCGCCTGGGCACCGCGCACGCGATGGCGCCCGAGCAGTTCCGCGGCGGCAGCATCGGGCCGCCCACGGACGTGTACGCCCTGGGCGTGCTGCTCTACCAGCTGCTCACCGGCCGCTACCCGTTCCAGTCGGATGATCGACTGGAGCTGGAGCGCATGCACCTGGAGGCCCCGCCGCCGCGCCCCAGCGTGAAGGCCCCGGTGTCCCCCGCGGTGGACGCGGTGGTGCTGCGCTGCCTCAACAAGGACGCCACCCGCCGCTACCCCAGCGTGAACGCCTTCCTCACCGCCCTGCGCGAGGCCACCGAGGAGCCCAACCAGGTGGAGGGCCAGACGCGCCCCGCACTGGCCGTGAACGCGGAGGTGGTGCTCTCCGCCGCGGACCTGGACGACGACACCGCCTACGCCGCGCTCGCCACCGTCATGGACACGCTGGAGCAGGGCCTGCGCGCCCAGGGCTTCATCCTGGCGCTCCAGACGGGCACCACGCTCCTGGGCGTGCGGCCCCTGGCCCACGGCGGCGCGCCCCTCCACGCCCTGCAACCCCTGCGCGACCTGCACGCGGAGGCCCAGCGGCTGGCCGAGGCCGCCCACGCCCGCGTCCACCTCTGTCTCCACCATGGCGAGGCGGAGACCCGCGGCGACTCCAGCGAGGCCGAGGTGGTAGGCGGTCCGGTCACACATGTGGCAACCTGGAACGTAAGGGAGCCCGGTGGCTTCGCCGTCACCCGTCCCGCGTCGCAGTTCCTCGACAGTCCGCCCCTGCCTTGA
- a CDS encoding PAS domain S-box protein, whose amino-acid sequence MTLVDELTTCAGQSVTAPSSTGACLILISTTTPAAIGKAYRLEPGEHVIGRGSEAEVRIDDHGVSRKHARILRKPDGSCLVTDLESTNGTFLNGLPVSTAELQEGDRLQVGTVTVFRFSRREVLEQREEQLRQALSAARVGIWDWNAKTGQVTWSEHVDRLLGLAVGKLSGRAMDLAEVVHPADLPRLRANLATALQQRSQVDVEYRIEPAGSGYRWISCKGDVLLDAAGQPARVTGTVMDITARKQAEQELHRQALIFESISDGVVITDLAGGIIDWNTSAERMFGRSRKEAMGQTLFSVLHPGEADRLTGAILTALEVHGRWSGELEFKRADGMACVCESVVVPLRDAEGRVIANIMVHRDLSERRQLQARLVVADRLASVGTLGAGVAHEINNPLAYMLVNLHLIREGLDKLEAQGAPSEPVASIQQLVRETTEGAERIATIVRDLKVFARGEQESRPMPVDVRRSLELACKMADNVIRHRARLVTEFEPVPAVEASEARLCQVFLNLLLNAAQAIPEDPSSVTEHEIRAIIRPGEPGKVVVEVRDTGVGMTPEVLGRIFDPFFTTKAVGVGTGLGLSICHGIVESMGGSIHAESTPGQGSTFRVVLRSAAHEPDLYPRLSATAPAGARARILVVDDEPNVTVALQRSLATEHEVSTANSAQAALRLVNEGGRFDLILCDVMMPGMTGMDLYFELGRSVPEQAGRMVFMTGGAFTPRTTSFLRDVPNLKLSKPLDLAQLRELVGRSAEASR is encoded by the coding sequence ATGACGTTGGTGGACGAGCTCACGACCTGCGCGGGCCAGTCGGTGACGGCCCCGTCCTCGACCGGGGCGTGCCTCATCCTCATCAGCACCACGACGCCGGCCGCCATCGGCAAGGCGTACCGGCTGGAGCCGGGCGAGCACGTCATCGGGCGCGGCTCGGAGGCGGAGGTGCGCATCGACGACCACGGGGTGTCGCGCAAGCACGCGCGCATCCTGCGCAAGCCGGACGGCTCGTGCCTCGTGACGGACCTGGAGTCCACCAACGGCACGTTCCTCAACGGCCTGCCGGTGTCCACCGCGGAGCTTCAGGAGGGCGACCGGCTCCAGGTGGGCACGGTGACGGTGTTCCGCTTCTCCCGGCGCGAGGTGCTGGAGCAGCGCGAGGAGCAGCTCAGGCAGGCCCTGTCCGCCGCGCGCGTGGGCATCTGGGACTGGAACGCCAAGACGGGGCAGGTGACGTGGAGCGAGCACGTGGACCGGCTCCTGGGGCTGGCCGTGGGCAAGCTGTCCGGCCGCGCCATGGACCTCGCGGAGGTCGTGCACCCGGCGGACCTGCCCCGGCTGCGCGCGAACCTGGCCACGGCGCTCCAGCAGCGCTCGCAGGTGGACGTGGAGTACCGCATCGAGCCCGCGGGCAGCGGCTACCGCTGGATTTCGTGCAAGGGCGACGTGCTGCTGGACGCGGCGGGGCAGCCCGCGCGGGTGACGGGCACGGTGATGGACATCACCGCGCGCAAGCAGGCGGAGCAGGAGCTGCACCGCCAGGCGCTCATCTTCGAGAGCATCTCCGACGGCGTCGTCATCACGGACCTGGCGGGCGGCATCATCGACTGGAACACCAGCGCGGAGCGCATGTTCGGCCGCAGCCGCAAGGAGGCCATGGGCCAGACGCTCTTCAGCGTGCTGCACCCGGGGGAGGCGGACCGGCTGACGGGCGCCATCCTCACCGCGCTGGAGGTGCACGGGCGCTGGAGCGGGGAGCTGGAGTTCAAGCGCGCGGACGGCATGGCGTGCGTCTGCGAGTCCGTGGTGGTGCCGCTGCGCGACGCGGAAGGCCGCGTCATCGCGAACATCATGGTGCACCGCGACCTGAGCGAGCGCCGGCAGCTGCAGGCGCGGCTGGTGGTGGCGGACCGGCTGGCCAGCGTGGGCACGCTGGGCGCGGGCGTGGCGCACGAAATCAACAACCCGCTGGCGTACATGCTGGTGAACCTGCACCTCATCCGCGAGGGGCTGGACAAGCTGGAGGCGCAAGGGGCCCCGTCGGAGCCGGTGGCCTCCATCCAGCAGCTGGTGCGCGAGACGACGGAGGGCGCGGAGCGCATCGCGACCATCGTGCGGGACCTGAAGGTGTTCGCGCGCGGCGAGCAGGAGTCGCGCCCCATGCCGGTGGACGTGCGCCGCTCGCTGGAGCTGGCGTGCAAGATGGCGGACAACGTCATCCGCCACCGCGCGCGGCTGGTGACGGAGTTCGAACCCGTCCCCGCGGTGGAGGCCAGCGAGGCGCGGCTGTGCCAGGTGTTCCTCAACCTGCTGCTCAACGCGGCGCAGGCCATCCCGGAGGACCCGTCCTCCGTCACCGAGCACGAGATTCGCGCCATCATCCGCCCGGGCGAGCCGGGCAAGGTGGTGGTGGAGGTGCGCGACACCGGCGTGGGCATGACGCCGGAGGTGCTGGGGCGCATCTTCGACCCGTTCTTCACCACCAAGGCGGTGGGCGTGGGCACGGGGCTGGGGCTGTCCATCTGCCACGGCATCGTGGAGTCCATGGGCGGCTCCATCCACGCGGAGAGCACGCCGGGGCAGGGCAGCACCTTCCGCGTGGTGCTGCGCTCGGCGGCGCACGAGCCGGACCTCTACCCCCGGCTGTCGGCGACGGCGCCGGCGGGGGCGCGGGCGCGCATCCTGGTGGTGGATGACGAGCCCAACGTGACGGTGGCGCTGCAGCGCTCGCTGGCCACGGAGCACGAGGTGTCCACGGCCAACAGCGCGCAGGCGGCGCTGCGGCTGGTGAACGAGGGCGGCCGCTTCGACCTCATCCTCTGTGACGTGATGATGCCGGGGATGACGGGCATGGACCTGTACTTCGAGCTGGGGCGCTCGGTGCCGGAGCAGGCCGGGCGCATGGTGTTCATGACGGGCGGGGCCTTCACCCCGCGCACCACGTCGTTCCTGCGGGACGTGCCCAACCTCAAGCTGAGCAAGCCGCTGGACCTGGCGCAGCTGCGCGAGCTGGTGGGCCGCTCGGCGGAGGCGTCTCGATGA
- a CDS encoding OPT family oligopeptide transporter, with product MSASSGHPAAPPEVAAGPEVPTPVAAGVVPVGAPAPEGREWTARSLGVGLLIGALLAVTNLYMGLKTGLWDSGSITATLLGFSLLAPYGRKRGAPYTPLENNLTQTSAAAVGAMPASAGLLAAIPALAMLGTRVPGWGIAVWGLVLGVLGVLVAGLLRRRLLEQEALPFPTGIATAELISTMHSATPSEAQGARGGGGRTLVGAGVVAMLLTWMRDSRGWLPGMVALPGRVAGASLESLTWGVGMSPMLLAVGMMTGPQLALSMLLGAALAWGALPSWLLGTGVVAGAGYETLTAWLMWPGVGLMVGGAVVSLAAQARDFLSAAKDLRSVGMSRGGLPRWSLWVAAVACVLAVVLGGALFGLGVPSMLLLLALLVPVCAVCARGAGQTDVSPVGQMGNLAQVVFGGVRPGELPPNVAAGSVVAGAAAQTGVSLWSLKAGHLLGASASRQLAAQLVGVVVGAVVAVPAYLLLVDTYGVGTAVLPAPSAAQFRAVAEVSVRGLASLPPYAGWAALVGFAVGVLSTLAAKSRAARWLPSPVAMGIGFITPAYFAVTLCVGAGLVALARRWPKMTEAHASSVGSGALVGESLMGLIIAATAALSRSA from the coding sequence ATGAGCGCCTCCTCCGGTCACCCCGCGGCCCCTCCCGAGGTCGCCGCGGGGCCGGAGGTCCCCACTCCCGTGGCGGCGGGGGTCGTCCCCGTGGGGGCGCCGGCCCCGGAGGGCCGGGAGTGGACGGCCCGGTCGCTGGGCGTGGGGCTGCTCATCGGCGCGCTGCTGGCCGTCACCAACCTCTACATGGGGCTGAAGACGGGCCTGTGGGACTCGGGCTCCATCACCGCGACGCTGCTGGGGTTCAGCCTCCTGGCGCCCTATGGCCGCAAGCGGGGCGCGCCCTACACGCCGCTGGAGAACAACCTCACGCAGACGTCCGCGGCGGCGGTGGGGGCGATGCCCGCGTCGGCGGGGCTCCTGGCCGCGATTCCGGCGCTGGCCATGCTGGGCACGCGCGTGCCGGGCTGGGGCATCGCGGTCTGGGGCCTGGTGCTGGGCGTCTTGGGCGTGCTGGTCGCGGGGCTCCTGCGGCGGCGCCTGCTGGAGCAGGAGGCCCTGCCGTTCCCCACGGGCATCGCCACCGCGGAGCTCATCTCCACGATGCACTCGGCCACGCCTTCCGAGGCGCAAGGCGCGCGGGGTGGCGGGGGCCGGACGCTGGTGGGCGCCGGCGTGGTGGCGATGCTGCTCACGTGGATGCGTGACTCGCGCGGCTGGCTGCCGGGGATGGTGGCGCTGCCGGGCCGCGTGGCCGGCGCTTCGCTGGAGTCGCTGACGTGGGGCGTGGGGATGAGCCCCATGCTGCTGGCGGTGGGGATGATGACGGGCCCGCAGCTGGCGTTGAGCATGCTGCTGGGGGCGGCGCTGGCCTGGGGCGCGCTCCCCTCGTGGCTCCTGGGCACGGGGGTGGTGGCGGGCGCGGGGTACGAAACGCTCACCGCGTGGCTGATGTGGCCCGGCGTGGGGTTGATGGTGGGCGGGGCGGTGGTGTCGCTCGCCGCGCAGGCGCGGGACTTCCTGAGCGCGGCGAAGGACCTGCGTTCGGTGGGCATGAGCCGCGGAGGGCTGCCCCGCTGGAGCCTGTGGGTGGCGGCGGTGGCGTGCGTGCTGGCGGTGGTGCTGGGCGGGGCGCTGTTCGGGCTGGGCGTGCCGTCCATGCTGCTGCTGCTCGCGCTGCTGGTGCCGGTGTGCGCGGTGTGCGCGCGCGGCGCGGGGCAGACGGACGTGTCCCCGGTGGGCCAGATGGGAAACCTCGCGCAGGTCGTCTTCGGCGGGGTGCGGCCCGGCGAGCTGCCGCCCAACGTGGCGGCGGGTTCGGTGGTGGCGGGCGCGGCGGCGCAGACGGGCGTGAGCCTGTGGTCGCTGAAGGCAGGGCACCTGCTGGGCGCGTCGGCGTCGCGGCAGCTCGCCGCGCAGCTGGTGGGCGTGGTGGTGGGCGCGGTGGTGGCGGTGCCCGCCTACCTGCTGCTGGTGGACACGTATGGCGTGGGGACGGCGGTGTTGCCGGCACCCTCGGCGGCGCAGTTCCGGGCCGTGGCGGAGGTGTCCGTGCGAGGCCTGGCGAGCCTGCCGCCCTACGCGGGCTGGGCCGCGCTGGTGGGCTTCGCGGTGGGCGTGCTGTCGACGCTGGCCGCGAAGAGCCGGGCGGCGAGGTGGTTGCCGTCACCGGTGGCGATGGGCATCGGGTTCATCACCCCCGCGTACTTCGCGGTGACGCTGTGCGTGGGGGCGGGGCTGGTGGCGCTGGCGCGCCGGTGGCCGAAGATGACAGAGGCGCATGCGTCCTCGGTGGGCTCCGGCGCGCTGGTGGGTGAGTCGCTGATGGGGTTGATCATCGCGGCGACGGCGGCGCTCTCGCGGTCGGCGTAG